The Bombus terrestris chromosome 16, iyBomTerr1.2, whole genome shotgun sequence genome includes a region encoding these proteins:
- the LOC100650668 gene encoding uncharacterized protein LOC100650668 isoform X6: MKICCCGRGDDVQRSIELLDKVLSEYDEHEAEGEGGGGVGVGSGGGGGGGGGGDGSGGGSGGGVGDCGSSTEPSIGLTPDDESPSLGHQSEDDGYMSMNGRKAKMALIALRPVPDCPEPQDLAGISTQEFPPPPEEAERIISTLLPMVSPGNSSKRNQGHSSSRRSGRQQWMIAMEDSIRHGNGSTVTTQTTLPKTRHQRPYGWENGNSEALKLAQPPSPPSKFASLPYDGKVSFGWIPPRTNPTTIEKHREVRRRSSEEDGLEADKTHRQSFDKDRTPHLRKQRQSNEIIKSSSVEDRLLMNHEQSEQNSRRRNDSDSSEGRFSRNSESERSSIPRSSSVSVERYSMRATCGSSDFSRANSTSNERFHSDFSIAVASASSNDRVSVPTSDPFSIRNLDFVSFSLPTRTDSNERFSAPTSDRCSEERYSDMFSTRNSDFSTRNSTDFRTQSEEERFSDDSLEELLPPPPPISKRHSIAWEVPLEDDPLYAPGSTKVIGRRRRKSSDVSSVGSASKLRDFDDWQDPRLSTTDDDLVSPYSDSSTNELDQIRPQELTKNGTYVIRRGRKKERKSLPKVPTKTKSLSFENNEENRLSDVKRYSSTFDNIRSLLRENKLDEPMNDPPMEFPPSVPPDLVRVVSLPAINDETSNWPRELEVTVEEEESSDLSDKDKKPREMFELLQLSSSLSSTDNPEKGRIDVDLSNQESRNATTELNSTCNGVSLSASNSYSKGFAGLTPSSGNVFNEEPRKSPNSSNEHRLTSKIPVNLLIEDQIVKKALKENRRQLEKVSDAIKEIENVKNSESYSESKTRWARSGEAKQPLARKSSLDSESNDRGVVDRSGARKQHHDSDFDSDTASKTSPETTDIEAKRTNGSDIYASGKRLRQNGVVETHKNDQKQIENVIDAILEDSKNPDFQVSVEVLEFPPLPPSPVEEADEESSDIGQTAAIVSKPKNHSNRTMEYRPRVPPHRGPAANHSLSDSKDQQTSLNTRSMDAGFSRGKRTTPSATNSRREQIPVERRTLPTDLPGPSRRRPFTKRHSPSAEPCSSVGNGGCSSSTNANGANNGACSSSSGGTTGNIATGTSGMQTSCSLPETPVFARGSDIPRTPQHASNSTQMRRQPGWYAPTTATTGYRRNNPGLEQAIIGTELLRLAGGPNRGWYPTRKANQPRPASIEHLERLNNAYDPRLAGSGDQRKPLTLPTNITPNKYFGQSKHSSASSTREALRRVTSLLIKKGSGSKDGKSGKDNASPCGPYAAAECGDAPKKKGFFKGFWKRSRHYSLENQ; this comes from the exons ATGAAAATCTGCTGTTGCGGAAG AGGTGACGATGTGCAACGATCGATCGAGCTGCTGGACAAAGTGCTCTCAGAGTACGACGAGCACGAAGCAGAGGGCGAAGGTGGTGGAGGCGTCGGCGTCGGCagtggcggcggcggtggcggtggcggtggcggcgaCGGTAGTGGAGGTGGCAGCGGCGGAGGTGTTGGGGATTGTGGCAGCAGCACCGAACCGAGTATTGGCCTCACACCCGACGACGAAAGTCCGTCCTTAG GGCATCAATCCGAGGACGACGGTTACATGAGTATGAATGGACGAAAAGCGAAGATGGCCCTGATAGCGCTGCGTCCAGTTCCAGATTGTCCAGAGCCACAGGATCTCGCGGGAATATCTACGCAAGAATTTCCGCCACCGCCGGAAGAAGCCGAACGAATCATTTCTACTTTGTTGCCCAT GGTATCGCCTGGAAATTCTTCGAAGAGAAACCAAGGTCACTCCTCTTCTCGTCGAAGTGGTCGCCAACAGTGGATGATAGCCATGGAGGACAGCATACGACATGGAAACGGTAGCACGGTTACCACTCAAACGACTCTC CCCAAAACTCGACATCAAAGACCGTATGGCTGGGAAAATGGGAACAGCGAAGCATTGAAATTGGCTCAACCTCCGAGCCCGCCGAGCAAATTCGCCAGCTTACCATACGATGGTAAGGTGTCTTTCGGTTGGATCCCGCCACGAACCAATCCAACTACTATCGAGAAACATCGCGAGGTTAGACGTCGATCATCGGAAGAAGATGGCCTCGAGGCGGACAAAACTCATCGACAGAGCTTCGACAAGGATCGAACGCCTCATCTACGAAAGCAACGTCAGAGTAACGAAATCATCAAGTCGAGCAGCGTGGAGGATCGTCTGCTGATGAATCACGAGCAATCCGAGCAGAACAGCCGAAGAAGAAACGATTCTGACTCGAGCGAAGGCAGATTCTCGAGAAACTCCGAATCAGAGAGATCTTCTATCCCACGGTCGAGCTCGGTCAGCGTCGAAAGATATTCGATGCGAGCCACTTGCGGATCATCCGACTTTTCCAGGGCGAACTCCACCTCGAACGAAAGATTCCACTCAGATTTTTCGATAGCCGTGGCCAGTGCCAGTTCCAACGATCGAGTCTCCGTGCCAACGTCCGATCCTTTCTCCATTCGAAACCTCGACTTTGTTTCCTTCTCTTTGCCGACCAGAACAGACTCCAATGAAAGATTCTCGGCACCAACCTCGGACAGGTGTTCGGAGGAACGTTACTCGGACATGTTCTCCACGAGGAATTCGGACTTCTCCACGAGGAATTCCACAGACTTTAGGACTCAATCTGAGGAGGAAAGATTTTCTGACGACTCGTTGGAGGAGCTTCTGCCTCCTCCCCCGCCCATCAGTAAGAGACATTCTATTGCTTGGGAAGTACCTCTGGAGGATGATCCACTTTATGCTCCCGGAAGTACCAAGGTGATTGGTAGGAGACGACGTAAAAGCAGCGACGTGTCCA gcGTCGGATCAGCGTCCAAACTACGCGACTTCGACGACTGGCAAGACCCCCGGTTATCGACCACTGACGATGATCTAGTCTCTCCGTATTCGGACTCCTCGACGAACGAGCTTGATCAGATACGACCCCAAGAACTAACCAAGAACGGCACTTACGTGATACGTCGTGgtcgaaagaaagaacgaaaaagtTTACCAAAAGTCCCGACCAAAACCAAAAGCTTATCGTTTGAGAATAACGAGGAGAATCGGTTGTCTGATGTGAAACGATACTCGAGTACTTTCGATAATATTAGAAGTCTGCTGAGAGAAAATAAACTGGACGAACCGATGAACGATCCACCGATGGAATTTCCACCGTCGGTTCCACCCGACCTGGTCAGAGTCGTTTCTCTTCCAGCGATTAACGACGAAACCAGCAATTGGCCGCGAGAATTGGAAGTAACTGtcgaagaggaagaaagttCAGACCTTTCAGACAAGGATAAAAAACCTCGGGAGATGTTCGAGCTGCTCCAGTTGTCGTCCTCGTTATCGTCCACCGATAATCCTGAGAAAGGCAGAATCGATGTCGATTTGTCGAATCAAGAGTCGAGAAACGCTACTACAGAGTTGAACAGCACGTGCAACGGAGTTTCGCTATCAGCCTCTAACAGCTATTCGAAAGGGTTCGCTGGTTTAACACCGTCTAGTGGGAATGTGTTTAACGAGGAACCAAGAAAATCTCCAAATTCTAGTAACGAACATCGATTAACGTCCAAGATCCCTGTTAACTTGCTGATTGAAGATCAGATTGTGAAAAAGGCTTTGAAGGAAAATCGTAGACAACTGGAGAAGGTCAGTGATGCTATCAAGGAAATTGAGAATGTGAAGAACAGCGAGTCTTATTCGGAGAGCAAGACACGATGGGCAAGGAGTGGAGAAGCGAAGCAACCATTGGCGAGGAAAAGCAGTCTTGACAGCGAATCGAATGATCGTGGAGTTGTGGATCGAAGTGGAGCGAGGAAACAGCACCATGATTCGGATTTTGATTCGGATACAGCGTCTAAAACCAGTCCTGAAACAACGGATATAGAGGCAAAAAGAACTAATGGGTCGGATATCTACGCGTCAGGGAAAAGATTGAGACAAAATGGAGTTGTTGAGACTCATAAGAATGATCAGAAGCAGATTGAAAATGTAATCGACGCTATTCTTGAAGATTCCAAGAATCCAGATTTTCAG GTGAGCGTAGAAGTTCTTGAGTTTCCTCCGTTACCACCATCGCCTGTCGAGGAAGCGGACGAAGAAAGTTCAGACATCGGTCAGACTGCCGCAATCGTCTCTAAGCCAAAAAATCATAGCAATCGAACGATGGAGTACAGACCTAGGGTACCACCTCATCGTGGACCTGCTGCTAATCATTCCCTCTCGGATTCGAAAGATCAACAAACGTCTCTCAATACCAGATCCATGGATGCTGGATTTTCTCGGGGTAAAAGAACAACACCTAGTGCCACCAATTCCAGACGAGAG CAAATACCCGTAGAACGAAGGACTTTGCCTACGGACCTACCTGGACCTTCACGACGACGTCCCTTCACCAAGAGACATTCGCCGTCGGCGGAACCGTGCTCCTCAGTTGGAAATGGAGGCTGTAGTAGCAGTACTAACGCAAACGGAGCAAACAACGGAGCTTGTAGCAGTAGCAGTGGTGGAACCACCGGTAACATAGCGACTGGTACCAGCGGAATGCAAACTTCTTGTTCGCTTCCAGAAACCCCTGTTTTCGCTAGAGGGAGCGACATTCCCAGAACTCCCCAGCATGCCAGCAATTCGACACAGATGCGTCGACAACCTGGTTGGTACGCACCAACCACGGCTACCACCGG GTATCGCAGGAATAACCCGGGTCTGGAACAGGCGATAATCGGAACCGAGTTGTTGCGATTAGCCGGTGGCCCGAATCGTGGATGGTACCCGACGAGAAAGGCGAACCAACCGCGGCCAGCCTCGATCGAGCATCTCGAAAGACTAAACAACGCGTACGATCCACGCTTGGCTGGCTCCGGAGACCAAAGGAAACCATTGACTCTGCCGACAAACATCACACCGAACAAATACTTCGGCCAAAGTAAGCACAGCTCCGCCTCCAGCACTCGCGAGGCGCTACGGAGGGTCACTAGCTTGCTCATCAAGAAAG
- the LOC100650668 gene encoding uncharacterized protein LOC100650668 isoform X5 produces MAWTGTQRWRNPAPEGDDVQRSIELLDKVLSEYDEHEAEGEGGGGVGVGSGGGGGGGGGGDGSGGGSGGGVGDCGSSTEPSIGLTPDDESPSLGHQSEDDGYMSMNGRKAKMALIALRPVPDCPEPQDLAGISTQEFPPPPEEAERIISTLLPMVSPGNSSKRNQGHSSSRRSGRQQWMIAMEDSIRHGNGSTVTTQTTLPKTRHQRPYGWENGNSEALKLAQPPSPPSKFASLPYDGKVSFGWIPPRTNPTTIEKHREVRRRSSEEDGLEADKTHRQSFDKDRTPHLRKQRQSNEIIKSSSVEDRLLMNHEQSEQNSRRRNDSDSSEGRFSRNSESERSSIPRSSSVSVERYSMRATCGSSDFSRANSTSNERFHSDFSIAVASASSNDRVSVPTSDPFSIRNLDFVSFSLPTRTDSNERFSAPTSDRCSEERYSDMFSTRNSDFSTRNSTDFRTQSEEERFSDDSLEELLPPPPPISKRHSIAWEVPLEDDPLYAPGSTKVIGRRRRKSSDVSSVGSASKLRDFDDWQDPRLSTTDDDLVSPYSDSSTNELDQIRPQELTKNGTYVIRRGRKKERKSLPKVPTKTKSLSFENNEENRLSDVKRYSSTFDNIRSLLRENKLDEPMNDPPMEFPPSVPPDLVRVVSLPAINDETSNWPRELEVTVEEEESSDLSDKDKKPREMFELLQLSSSLSSTDNPEKGRIDVDLSNQESRNATTELNSTCNGVSLSASNSYSKGFAGLTPSSGNVFNEEPRKSPNSSNEHRLTSKIPVNLLIEDQIVKKALKENRRQLEKVSDAIKEIENVKNSESYSESKTRWARSGEAKQPLARKSSLDSESNDRGVVDRSGARKQHHDSDFDSDTASKTSPETTDIEAKRTNGSDIYASGKRLRQNGVVETHKNDQKQIENVIDAILEDSKNPDFQVSVEVLEFPPLPPSPVEEADEESSDIGQTAAIVSKPKNHSNRTMEYRPRVPPHRGPAANHSLSDSKDQQTSLNTRSMDAGFSRGKRTTPSATNSRREQIPVERRTLPTDLPGPSRRRPFTKRHSPSAEPCSSVGNGGCSSSTNANGANNGACSSSSGGTTGNIATGTSGMQTSCSLPETPVFARGSDIPRTPQHASNSTQMRRQPGWYAPTTATTGYRRNNPGLEQAIIGTELLRLAGGPNRGWYPTRKANQPRPASIEHLERLNNAYDPRLAGSGDQRKPLTLPTNITPNKYFGQSKHSSASSTREALRRVTSLLIKKGSGSKDGKSGKDNASPCGPYAAAECGDAPKKKGFFKGFWKRSRHYSLENQ; encoded by the exons ATGGCGTGGACTGGAACGCAACGCTGGAGAAATCCTGCTCCAGA AGGTGACGATGTGCAACGATCGATCGAGCTGCTGGACAAAGTGCTCTCAGAGTACGACGAGCACGAAGCAGAGGGCGAAGGTGGTGGAGGCGTCGGCGTCGGCagtggcggcggcggtggcggtggcggtggcggcgaCGGTAGTGGAGGTGGCAGCGGCGGAGGTGTTGGGGATTGTGGCAGCAGCACCGAACCGAGTATTGGCCTCACACCCGACGACGAAAGTCCGTCCTTAG GGCATCAATCCGAGGACGACGGTTACATGAGTATGAATGGACGAAAAGCGAAGATGGCCCTGATAGCGCTGCGTCCAGTTCCAGATTGTCCAGAGCCACAGGATCTCGCGGGAATATCTACGCAAGAATTTCCGCCACCGCCGGAAGAAGCCGAACGAATCATTTCTACTTTGTTGCCCAT GGTATCGCCTGGAAATTCTTCGAAGAGAAACCAAGGTCACTCCTCTTCTCGTCGAAGTGGTCGCCAACAGTGGATGATAGCCATGGAGGACAGCATACGACATGGAAACGGTAGCACGGTTACCACTCAAACGACTCTC CCCAAAACTCGACATCAAAGACCGTATGGCTGGGAAAATGGGAACAGCGAAGCATTGAAATTGGCTCAACCTCCGAGCCCGCCGAGCAAATTCGCCAGCTTACCATACGATGGTAAGGTGTCTTTCGGTTGGATCCCGCCACGAACCAATCCAACTACTATCGAGAAACATCGCGAGGTTAGACGTCGATCATCGGAAGAAGATGGCCTCGAGGCGGACAAAACTCATCGACAGAGCTTCGACAAGGATCGAACGCCTCATCTACGAAAGCAACGTCAGAGTAACGAAATCATCAAGTCGAGCAGCGTGGAGGATCGTCTGCTGATGAATCACGAGCAATCCGAGCAGAACAGCCGAAGAAGAAACGATTCTGACTCGAGCGAAGGCAGATTCTCGAGAAACTCCGAATCAGAGAGATCTTCTATCCCACGGTCGAGCTCGGTCAGCGTCGAAAGATATTCGATGCGAGCCACTTGCGGATCATCCGACTTTTCCAGGGCGAACTCCACCTCGAACGAAAGATTCCACTCAGATTTTTCGATAGCCGTGGCCAGTGCCAGTTCCAACGATCGAGTCTCCGTGCCAACGTCCGATCCTTTCTCCATTCGAAACCTCGACTTTGTTTCCTTCTCTTTGCCGACCAGAACAGACTCCAATGAAAGATTCTCGGCACCAACCTCGGACAGGTGTTCGGAGGAACGTTACTCGGACATGTTCTCCACGAGGAATTCGGACTTCTCCACGAGGAATTCCACAGACTTTAGGACTCAATCTGAGGAGGAAAGATTTTCTGACGACTCGTTGGAGGAGCTTCTGCCTCCTCCCCCGCCCATCAGTAAGAGACATTCTATTGCTTGGGAAGTACCTCTGGAGGATGATCCACTTTATGCTCCCGGAAGTACCAAGGTGATTGGTAGGAGACGACGTAAAAGCAGCGACGTGTCCA gcGTCGGATCAGCGTCCAAACTACGCGACTTCGACGACTGGCAAGACCCCCGGTTATCGACCACTGACGATGATCTAGTCTCTCCGTATTCGGACTCCTCGACGAACGAGCTTGATCAGATACGACCCCAAGAACTAACCAAGAACGGCACTTACGTGATACGTCGTGgtcgaaagaaagaacgaaaaagtTTACCAAAAGTCCCGACCAAAACCAAAAGCTTATCGTTTGAGAATAACGAGGAGAATCGGTTGTCTGATGTGAAACGATACTCGAGTACTTTCGATAATATTAGAAGTCTGCTGAGAGAAAATAAACTGGACGAACCGATGAACGATCCACCGATGGAATTTCCACCGTCGGTTCCACCCGACCTGGTCAGAGTCGTTTCTCTTCCAGCGATTAACGACGAAACCAGCAATTGGCCGCGAGAATTGGAAGTAACTGtcgaagaggaagaaagttCAGACCTTTCAGACAAGGATAAAAAACCTCGGGAGATGTTCGAGCTGCTCCAGTTGTCGTCCTCGTTATCGTCCACCGATAATCCTGAGAAAGGCAGAATCGATGTCGATTTGTCGAATCAAGAGTCGAGAAACGCTACTACAGAGTTGAACAGCACGTGCAACGGAGTTTCGCTATCAGCCTCTAACAGCTATTCGAAAGGGTTCGCTGGTTTAACACCGTCTAGTGGGAATGTGTTTAACGAGGAACCAAGAAAATCTCCAAATTCTAGTAACGAACATCGATTAACGTCCAAGATCCCTGTTAACTTGCTGATTGAAGATCAGATTGTGAAAAAGGCTTTGAAGGAAAATCGTAGACAACTGGAGAAGGTCAGTGATGCTATCAAGGAAATTGAGAATGTGAAGAACAGCGAGTCTTATTCGGAGAGCAAGACACGATGGGCAAGGAGTGGAGAAGCGAAGCAACCATTGGCGAGGAAAAGCAGTCTTGACAGCGAATCGAATGATCGTGGAGTTGTGGATCGAAGTGGAGCGAGGAAACAGCACCATGATTCGGATTTTGATTCGGATACAGCGTCTAAAACCAGTCCTGAAACAACGGATATAGAGGCAAAAAGAACTAATGGGTCGGATATCTACGCGTCAGGGAAAAGATTGAGACAAAATGGAGTTGTTGAGACTCATAAGAATGATCAGAAGCAGATTGAAAATGTAATCGACGCTATTCTTGAAGATTCCAAGAATCCAGATTTTCAG GTGAGCGTAGAAGTTCTTGAGTTTCCTCCGTTACCACCATCGCCTGTCGAGGAAGCGGACGAAGAAAGTTCAGACATCGGTCAGACTGCCGCAATCGTCTCTAAGCCAAAAAATCATAGCAATCGAACGATGGAGTACAGACCTAGGGTACCACCTCATCGTGGACCTGCTGCTAATCATTCCCTCTCGGATTCGAAAGATCAACAAACGTCTCTCAATACCAGATCCATGGATGCTGGATTTTCTCGGGGTAAAAGAACAACACCTAGTGCCACCAATTCCAGACGAGAG CAAATACCCGTAGAACGAAGGACTTTGCCTACGGACCTACCTGGACCTTCACGACGACGTCCCTTCACCAAGAGACATTCGCCGTCGGCGGAACCGTGCTCCTCAGTTGGAAATGGAGGCTGTAGTAGCAGTACTAACGCAAACGGAGCAAACAACGGAGCTTGTAGCAGTAGCAGTGGTGGAACCACCGGTAACATAGCGACTGGTACCAGCGGAATGCAAACTTCTTGTTCGCTTCCAGAAACCCCTGTTTTCGCTAGAGGGAGCGACATTCCCAGAACTCCCCAGCATGCCAGCAATTCGACACAGATGCGTCGACAACCTGGTTGGTACGCACCAACCACGGCTACCACCGG GTATCGCAGGAATAACCCGGGTCTGGAACAGGCGATAATCGGAACCGAGTTGTTGCGATTAGCCGGTGGCCCGAATCGTGGATGGTACCCGACGAGAAAGGCGAACCAACCGCGGCCAGCCTCGATCGAGCATCTCGAAAGACTAAACAACGCGTACGATCCACGCTTGGCTGGCTCCGGAGACCAAAGGAAACCATTGACTCTGCCGACAAACATCACACCGAACAAATACTTCGGCCAAAGTAAGCACAGCTCCGCCTCCAGCACTCGCGAGGCGCTACGGAGGGTCACTAGCTTGCTCATCAAGAAAG